The following are encoded in a window of Ruminiclostridium herbifermentans genomic DNA:
- a CDS encoding ABC transporter ATP-binding protein: MSKNSENKIPRKNKKQSMGGPMGGPMGAQVEKAKNFKKTIRKLLAYMKPYLPAIIVALVLAIGSAAFSIAGPKILGNATTKIFEGLIGKVSGESTGIDFDYIGEKLLFLVGLYAISSLFAFIQGYTMAGVAQKVSYRLRKEISEKINRLPLKYFDKMTHGEVLSRVTNDVDTVSQTLNQSLSQIITSITMLIGILIMMLSISWLMTLASVLILPLSVVFISLIVKKSQKYFKSQQEYLGHVNGHVEEIFSGHNIMKAFNGEKKAVETFDQLNNTLYTSAWKSQFLSGMMMPIIFFVGNLGYVMVSILGGWLAIKKTIEVGDILAFVQYVRQFSQPLGQVAQVANILQSTAAAAERVFEFLEEQEETEDIEKPVTIDGIKGEVEFKNVHFGYNPESIIINNFSAHIKPGQRVAIVGPTGAGKTTMVKLLMRFYELNSGDIFIDGNNIVDFKRGELRDLFGMVLQDTWLFNGTIMDNIRYGRIDATDEEVIKAAKAAHAHHFIKTLPDGYNMVLNEEASNVSQGQKQLLTIARAILSDPKILILDEATSSVDTRTEVLIQKAMENLMKNRTSFIIAHRLSTIRDADLILVMKDGDIVEQGTHEELVSAKGFYASLYNSQFETNEAS, translated from the coding sequence ATGAGTAAAAATTCTGAAAATAAAATACCTAGAAAAAATAAAAAACAAAGTATGGGTGGACCAATGGGAGGACCTATGGGCGCTCAGGTTGAAAAAGCGAAAAATTTCAAAAAAACAATTAGAAAACTACTTGCTTATATGAAACCATATTTGCCAGCTATTATAGTTGCTTTAGTATTAGCAATTGGCAGTGCTGCTTTTTCAATAGCTGGTCCCAAAATTCTTGGTAATGCAACTACAAAGATTTTTGAAGGTTTGATTGGCAAGGTTAGTGGAGAGAGTACTGGTATAGACTTTGATTATATAGGAGAAAAGTTATTATTTTTGGTAGGATTATATGCCATCAGTTCATTATTTGCATTTATTCAAGGGTACACAATGGCAGGTGTTGCGCAAAAGGTATCCTACAGGTTGAGAAAAGAAATTTCTGAAAAAATTAACCGTTTACCTCTTAAATATTTTGATAAAATGACACATGGTGAAGTTTTATCGAGGGTTACAAATGATGTTGATACAGTTAGTCAAACACTTAATCAAAGCTTGTCACAGATTATTACATCCATAACAATGCTGATAGGAATATTGATAATGATGCTTTCTATTAGTTGGTTGATGACTTTGGCATCAGTATTAATTCTTCCATTATCAGTAGTTTTTATATCATTAATTGTTAAGAAATCTCAGAAATATTTTAAATCTCAGCAGGAGTATCTAGGACATGTAAATGGCCATGTGGAGGAAATATTTAGCGGACATAACATAATGAAAGCTTTTAATGGAGAGAAAAAGGCAGTTGAAACCTTTGACCAGCTAAATAATACCCTTTATACATCTGCATGGAAATCTCAGTTTTTGTCAGGAATGATGATGCCTATAATTTTCTTTGTAGGCAATCTTGGATATGTTATGGTATCAATTCTAGGAGGCTGGCTTGCAATTAAAAAAACTATAGAGGTTGGAGATATTTTGGCATTTGTTCAATATGTAAGGCAGTTTTCACAGCCTCTTGGTCAGGTGGCACAGGTTGCTAATATATTACAGTCAACAGCGGCGGCAGCAGAAAGAGTATTTGAGTTTTTAGAAGAACAAGAGGAAACAGAGGATATAGAGAAGCCTGTTACCATTGATGGAATAAAAGGAGAAGTAGAATTTAAGAATGTTCACTTTGGATATAATCCTGAAAGCATAATAATAAATAATTTTTCAGCTCATATAAAGCCTGGACAAAGAGTAGCAATTGTAGGCCCTACAGGTGCTGGAAAGACAACAATGGTAAAACTTTTAATGCGTTTCTACGAACTGAATAGTGGAGACATCTTTATTGATGGTAATAACATTGTTGATTTCAAGAGAGGCGAACTGCGAGATTTATTTGGTATGGTGCTACAGGATACATGGCTGTTTAATGGAACAATTATGGACAATATTAGGTATGGCAGAATTGATGCTACAGATGAAGAGGTCATAAAGGCTGCAAAGGCTGCTCATGCTCACCATTTCATAAAAACATTACCAGATGGCTATAATATGGTGTTAAATGAAGAGGCAAGTAATGTATCACAAGGTCAAAAGCAGCTTTTAACAATAGCTCGTGCTATTTTGTCAGACCCCAAAATTCTAATTCTTGACGAAGCAACAAGTTCAGTAGACACTCGTACAGAGGTTCTTATTCAGAAGGCCATGGAAAACTTGATGAAAAATAGAACAAGCTTTATAATAGCGCACAGATTATCAACAATAAGAGATGCTGATTTGATATTAGTTATGAAGGATGGGGATATTGTAGAGCAAGGTACGCATGAAGAATTAGTATCAGCTAAGGGTTTCTATGCTTCATTGTACAACAGCCAGTTTGAAACTAATGAGGCTTCATAG
- a CDS encoding ABC transporter ATP-binding protein has protein sequence MFKILKHLKPHIISIICIIGFLLIQALCELSLPDYMSDIVNVGIQQGGVENAVPEVIRKSELDKITLFISEESRKLVYDNYKLIEKDNFSEQDIDNYLKIYPEIKNNDVYVLNTIDEETIEALNSIIGKSILMLQTIEQKGIASIIGQQNIGNAVENNTPSSERKIINDTQQKSDEQSQQPQLSDGLAGKIESSANVNKDADILDYLSKMPKEQLLAMKKLADEKLEQMPESMIIQGAIPYVKAEYSVLGRDTDWLQTNYILYVGLLMLLISFGSLVATVLGSLLSSRVAAGLSKSLRKNVFENVVSFSNTEFDKFSTSSLITRSTNDIQQVQTFIIMLLRIVFYAPILGIGGVIKVMNTDTQMSWIIGVGVLAMMALIVVLFVVAMPKFKSMQKLVDRLNLVTRESLTGMLVVRAFSTQKYEENKFDKANIDFTKTTLFVSRAMAAMMPVMMLIMNCITLLIVWVGAHQIDLGNMQVGNMMAFMQYAMQIIVSFLMISVISIILPRASVSISRIAEVLDTTGTIKNPDTIKEFRKDLKGHVEFRNVSFKYPGADDYVLSDVSFTAKPGETTAFIGSTGSGKSTLINLLPRFYDVTEGQILVNGIDIREVSLHELREKIGYVPQKGILFSGTIESNLKYGNEAATEEDLRSSSEIAQAMEFINEKEEGFKTEISQGGTNVSGGQKQRLSIARALVKKPEIFIFDDSFSALDFKTDAALRKALKEKTGDATVLVVAQRISTVMNANQILVLDEGKVVGIGTHKELMESCEVYQQIALSQLSQEELSS, from the coding sequence ATGTTTAAAATATTGAAGCACTTAAAACCACATATTATTTCTATTATATGTATAATCGGATTTTTGTTAATACAGGCTTTATGTGAACTTTCTCTGCCCGACTACATGTCTGATATTGTTAATGTGGGTATTCAGCAGGGTGGTGTTGAAAATGCTGTTCCAGAAGTTATAAGAAAAAGTGAGTTGGATAAAATTACACTTTTCATAAGTGAAGAAAGCAGAAAACTGGTATATGATAATTATAAATTAATAGAGAAGGATAATTTTTCAGAACAAGATATAGACAATTATTTAAAGATTTATCCTGAAATAAAAAATAATGATGTTTATGTACTAAATACAATTGATGAAGAAACTATTGAAGCTTTGAACTCTATAATCGGCAAGTCAATACTAATGCTTCAGACAATTGAACAAAAAGGTATAGCTTCTATTATTGGACAACAGAATATTGGAAATGCTGTTGAAAATAATACTCCAAGTTCTGAGCGAAAGATTATAAATGATACTCAGCAGAAGTCTGATGAACAAAGCCAGCAGCCACAGCTATCAGATGGGTTAGCAGGGAAAATTGAAAGTTCTGCTAATGTAAACAAGGATGCTGATATATTGGATTATTTATCTAAAATGCCAAAAGAGCAACTATTGGCTATGAAGAAACTAGCTGACGAGAAGCTTGAGCAAATGCCTGAGAGTATGATAATACAGGGTGCAATACCTTATGTGAAAGCCGAGTATTCTGTCCTTGGCAGAGATACTGACTGGCTGCAAACAAATTATATCCTCTATGTTGGATTACTTATGCTGCTGATATCATTTGGAAGCTTAGTTGCCACCGTTTTGGGAAGTTTACTTTCATCAAGGGTAGCAGCAGGACTTAGCAAAAGCCTTAGAAAAAATGTATTTGAAAATGTTGTAAGCTTTTCAAATACAGAATTTGATAAGTTTTCTACATCCTCTCTAATAACAAGAAGCACCAACGACATTCAACAGGTTCAGACATTTATTATAATGCTTCTGCGAATAGTCTTCTATGCTCCTATATTGGGTATTGGCGGTGTAATAAAGGTTATGAATACTGATACACAAATGTCATGGATTATTGGTGTGGGTGTATTAGCTATGATGGCTTTGATAGTTGTATTGTTTGTGGTTGCAATGCCTAAATTCAAAAGTATGCAGAAGCTTGTTGACAGACTAAATCTTGTGACACGTGAGTCTCTTACAGGAATGCTTGTTGTTAGAGCGTTTAGTACTCAGAAATACGAAGAAAATAAGTTTGATAAGGCAAATATAGATTTCACAAAAACAACCCTTTTTGTTAGCAGAGCCATGGCAGCAATGATGCCTGTTATGATGCTTATTATGAATTGTATTACACTTCTGATTGTATGGGTTGGTGCTCATCAGATAGATTTGGGTAACATGCAGGTTGGAAATATGATGGCATTTATGCAGTATGCAATGCAGATAATAGTATCCTTCCTGATGATTTCTGTTATATCAATTATTTTACCTCGTGCTTCGGTATCAATTTCGCGTATAGCAGAGGTGTTAGATACAACTGGAACAATAAAAAATCCAGATACTATAAAAGAATTCCGCAAAGACCTTAAAGGTCATGTGGAATTCAGAAATGTATCCTTTAAATATCCTGGAGCCGATGATTATGTACTTTCAGATGTGAGTTTTACTGCCAAGCCTGGTGAAACCACTGCATTTATCGGAAGTACAGGAAGTGGGAAATCGACACTTATAAATCTGCTGCCTCGTTTTTATGATGTTACTGAAGGGCAAATTTTGGTCAATGGTATAGATATTAGGGAGGTTTCATTGCATGAACTTAGAGAAAAAATTGGTTATGTACCACAAAAGGGTATATTGTTCTCAGGTACTATTGAGAGCAATTTAAAATATGGTAACGAAGCTGCAACAGAAGAAGACTTAAGAAGTTCTTCAGAAATTGCACAAGCCATGGAATTTATTAATGAAAAGGAAGAGGGCTTCAAAACAGAAATATCCCAAGGAGGAACAAATGTTTCTGGAGGACAGAAGCAGCGATTATCAATTGCCCGTGCGCTTGTTAAAAAGCCTGAAATATTTATATTTGACGATAGCTTTTCTGCATTGGACTTCAAGACTGATGCTGCACTTAGAAAAGCCCTAAAGGAGAAAACGGGTGATGCAACTGTTCTTGTAGTTGCTCAAAGAATAAGTACAGTAATGAATGCAAATCAAATCCTAGTGCTGGATGAAGGAAAGGTTGTAGGAATTGGTACCCATAAGGAATTGATGGAGAGTTGTGAGGTATATCAGCAAATTGCTTTATCCCAACTGTCGCAAGAAGAACTGTCTAGTTAA
- a CDS encoding PRC-barrel domain-containing protein: protein MIRKYSEVLGLPVISAKNGMKIGTLKDVVFCRDNKGVLAFIIEKGNHSLKGNVVMLQDVLSLGNDALIINDSDNLVEYKRIKKTPEMLERIQLRGYKIYTHSGNDIGIVKDILFDYKTGKVEGVQVSDGLLQDLLVGRNIMPFLGKIEIGEENILVDNEAVEEMMNTGGGIRSLLEN, encoded by the coding sequence ATGATAAGAAAATATAGTGAGGTATTGGGCTTGCCTGTTATATCTGCAAAGAATGGAATGAAAATAGGAACACTAAAGGATGTTGTGTTTTGCAGAGATAACAAAGGTGTCCTTGCATTCATAATAGAGAAGGGAAACCATAGCTTAAAGGGAAATGTAGTTATGCTGCAGGATGTTTTAAGCCTTGGAAATGATGCACTTATTATAAATGATTCTGATAACCTTGTAGAATACAAAAGAATAAAAAAAACACCCGAAATGCTAGAAAGAATACAGCTTCGTGGTTATAAAATATATACACATTCAGGAAATGATATTGGGATAGTTAAGGATATACTTTTTGATTACAAGACTGGAAAGGTTGAGGGAGTTCAGGTTTCTGACGGATTACTTCAAGATTTGTTAGTAGGTAGAAATATTATGCCATTTCTCGGCAAAATTGAAATAGGCGAAGAGAATATCTTAGTAGATAATGAAGCAGTTGAAGAGATGATGAACACTGGTGGTGGTATCAGAAGCCTGCTGGAAAACTAA
- a CDS encoding YtxH domain-containing protein, which translates to MKFAKGILIGGLIGASISVLTNPDIVDPRMRKRLIKSGKKIVRRSSNVFEDMIHMFR; encoded by the coding sequence ATGAAATTTGCAAAAGGAATACTTATTGGGGGATTAATCGGAGCATCTATTAGCGTTCTGACCAATCCGGATATAGTAGACCCTCGCATGAGAAAAAGACTTATAAAGTCAGGGAAAAAGATTGTACGTAGATCTAGTAATGTATTTGAAGACATGATACACATGTTCAGATGA
- a CDS encoding DUF1015 domain-containing protein, whose amino-acid sequence MSNSNKVLSQLGVHIPKIMLPNKETDFTSWAVVACDQYTSERDYWKSVEEFTSGKPSTLSIIFPEVYLEDGDSESRISQINENMKKYIDEKVINELDNCFILVDRKTSHSQSRKGLMLALDLECYDYTKGSNTLIRATEGTVIERLPPRIKIRQNAPIELPHIMVLIDDPDKTVIEPLFEKSANLEKLYDFELMMNGGHIKGYKICDEADISSIADALSKLAQKDNFSKKYNIGCDKDILLFAVGDGNHSLASAKGHWENVKATLTSEEQQNHPARYALVELVNVHDDGLVFEPIHRVLFNVNSEDLINQFNSFYSNNSCDEKCTCENAKPNSVHTFHYITSAGKGSITINNPKSNLEVGTLQTFLDSYMKEHPEVKIDYIHGDDVVTKLGTQPGNMGIYLPPMNKTDLFKTVILDGALPRKTFSMGEAEEKRFYLECRKIR is encoded by the coding sequence ATGAGTAATTCAAATAAAGTTTTATCCCAATTAGGTGTACATATTCCAAAAATTATGCTTCCAAATAAGGAAACGGATTTTACTAGCTGGGCAGTTGTAGCCTGTGACCAATATACATCAGAGAGAGACTACTGGAAAAGTGTAGAAGAATTTACTAGTGGAAAGCCTTCCACTCTTAGCATTATTTTCCCAGAGGTATACTTAGAAGACGGTGATAGCGAAAGCAGGATTTCACAAATAAATGAAAACATGAAAAAATATATAGACGAAAAGGTTATCAATGAATTGGACAATTGTTTTATCCTAGTAGACAGGAAGACATCTCATAGTCAGTCTAGAAAGGGCTTAATGCTTGCACTAGATTTGGAATGTTATGACTATACAAAAGGCTCAAACACACTTATTAGAGCTACTGAGGGTACAGTTATAGAGCGCTTGCCACCTAGAATAAAAATCCGTCAGAACGCACCTATTGAGTTGCCTCACATAATGGTTTTGATCGATGACCCTGATAAAACAGTTATTGAGCCACTTTTTGAAAAATCAGCTAACTTAGAAAAGTTGTATGATTTTGAGTTAATGATGAACGGAGGGCATATCAAAGGCTATAAAATATGTGATGAAGCTGATATCTCTTCCATTGCAGACGCTTTGTCAAAGCTGGCCCAGAAGGACAATTTTAGTAAGAAGTACAATATTGGCTGTGACAAAGACATTTTACTATTTGCTGTAGGTGATGGGAACCATTCTCTTGCATCAGCAAAAGGCCATTGGGAAAATGTAAAGGCTACTTTAACATCTGAGGAGCAGCAAAATCATCCTGCAAGATACGCTTTAGTTGAACTTGTGAATGTACATGATGATGGTCTTGTTTTCGAGCCAATACATAGAGTTTTATTTAATGTTAATTCAGAAGATCTCATAAACCAATTTAACTCATTTTACTCAAATAATTCATGTGATGAAAAATGCACCTGTGAAAATGCAAAGCCTAATTCCGTTCATACATTCCATTACATTACCTCCGCAGGAAAAGGCAGCATAACAATAAATAACCCTAAGAGTAATCTAGAAGTGGGAACACTACAAACTTTTCTAGATTCATATATGAAAGAACATCCAGAGGTAAAAATTGATTATATACATGGTGATGATGTTGTAACAAAGCTTGGCACACAACCTGGCAACATGGGAATTTATCTTCCCCCAATGAACAAAACCGATTTATTCAAAACAGTTATTTTAGATGGTGCTCTTCCAAGAAAAACATTTTCAATGGGAGAAGCTGAAGAAAAGCGTTTCTATTTAGAGTGCAGAAAAATACGCTAA